From the genome of Ectobacillus sp. JY-23, one region includes:
- a CDS encoding GspE/PulE family protein, with protein sequence MKRVRIRLGDLLVEHGLVTEEQLQHTLSTKDPGQKLGDALLQRGHITEQQLIEVLEFQLGIPHVSLYRYPFDETLFSLIPKETAKRNLVVPLKKQGDKLYVAMVDPMDYFVINDLRLSTGFQIEPLIAMKDDVLRTISRYYDLQDSFEQWDFEQETIQEEIQEEDSPAVVLVNQIIQSAVQQKASDIHIDPQETKVIIRYRVDGRLHTERMLPKHMQGMLTARIKIMANMDITEHRMPQDGRIKFNYEFHQIDLRVSSLPTIYGEKLVLRLLDLGNTLNDITKLGFHPVNLERFLRFIQNPYGIVLITGPTGSGKSSTLYAALNKLNSEEVNIITIEDPVEYQLEGINQIQVNAGTGMTFAAGLRSILRQDPNVIMVGEIRDRETAEIAIRASLTGHLVLSTLHTNSAIGTITRLVDMGIEPFLLASSLSGVVSQRLIRRVCRDCRMETAATQREKDIFIQYGLQIDTVTRGRGCPTCGMTGYKGRLAIHELLVVDDAIRTAMANGASFTRLRELAIANQTIFLLEDGLLKVQQGHTTTEEVLQVAMEQ encoded by the coding sequence ATGAAACGAGTTCGTATACGTCTTGGAGACTTATTAGTTGAACATGGATTGGTAACTGAGGAACAATTGCAGCATACGCTGAGCACTAAAGACCCGGGACAAAAGCTTGGGGACGCGCTCTTGCAGCGAGGGCATATTACGGAGCAGCAGTTAATTGAAGTGCTAGAATTTCAACTCGGTATTCCGCATGTTAGTTTATATCGTTATCCGTTTGATGAAACTCTATTTTCTCTTATCCCGAAGGAAACAGCAAAACGGAACTTAGTCGTGCCGCTGAAAAAGCAAGGAGACAAGTTGTATGTGGCGATGGTTGACCCAATGGACTACTTTGTTATTAACGATTTGCGCCTTTCTACTGGTTTCCAAATCGAGCCATTGATTGCAATGAAGGATGATGTACTCCGAACAATCAGTCGCTATTACGATTTACAAGATTCGTTTGAGCAGTGGGACTTCGAACAAGAAACGATACAAGAAGAAATACAAGAGGAAGATTCGCCTGCTGTTGTCCTTGTAAACCAGATTATTCAAAGTGCTGTACAGCAAAAGGCGAGCGATATTCATATTGATCCCCAGGAAACAAAGGTGATCATACGGTATCGAGTTGATGGACGCCTTCATACAGAGCGCATGCTGCCAAAGCATATGCAGGGGATGCTGACAGCACGTATTAAAATTATGGCCAATATGGATATTACCGAGCACCGTATGCCGCAAGATGGACGGATTAAATTCAACTATGAGTTTCATCAAATTGATTTGCGGGTTTCATCATTACCGACAATTTATGGAGAAAAGCTCGTTCTCCGTTTGCTGGATCTCGGAAATACACTAAACGATATTACCAAACTTGGCTTTCATCCAGTAAACTTAGAGCGCTTTTTACGATTTATTCAAAATCCGTACGGTATTGTCTTAATCACTGGTCCTACGGGAAGTGGAAAATCTTCGACATTATATGCTGCGTTAAACAAGTTAAATAGTGAAGAAGTAAACATTATTACAATTGAAGATCCTGTTGAGTATCAGCTCGAAGGTATTAACCAAATTCAGGTGAATGCAGGAACGGGCATGACCTTTGCGGCTGGACTTCGTTCTATTCTTCGTCAAGATCCGAATGTCATCATGGTTGGAGAAATTCGTGACCGCGAAACGGCGGAAATTGCAATTCGTGCATCATTGACAGGTCACCTTGTTCTCAGCACTCTTCATACGAATAGTGCCATCGGAACTATCACACGTCTTGTCGATATGGGGATTGAGCCATTCTTGCTTGCTTCCTCTTTATCAGGGGTTGTATCACAGCGGTTAATTCGGCGGGTATGCCGTGATTGTCGCATGGAAACAGCGGCAACGCAGCGAGAAAAGGATATTTTTATTCAGTACGGGTTGCAAATTGACACAGTTACGCGCGGTCGTGGCTGCCCGACTTGTGGTATGACTGGCTACAAAGGTCGTTTGGCTATTCATGAGCTTCTTGTTGTAGATGATGCAATTCGTACAGCAATGGCAAATGGAGCAAGTTTTACAAGGTTACGAGAATTGGCAATTGCCAATCAAACCATTTTTTTGTTAGAGGATGGTTTACTGAAGGTACAGCAGGGCCATACAACAACAGAAGAAGTCCTGCAAGTAGCTATGGAGCAATAG
- the pilM gene encoding type IV pilus biogenesis protein PilM, with protein MKFLLPTKKTIGLEIKDYVIRYADSKKGLAAPLVDEVYLPKGIIEQGVIVDPQVFEVILRNCVNKWGLKNKHVHFLVPDSYVVVRKQWIPRDVTDEEIRGYIFFELGRTIHLPFDQPTIDYTVLGEKEDKREILLFAAPEDVVVSYAEMLKRVKVKPISADISSLAFFSLYRCMQQATKAEEMLLVKLDLFDANLTIFQDGAPVFMQTQSVMVEGAIEVVDDEVFVHDRTAIMLQVDELLEEIDRILHFYQYSFGQGSREIQKIILIGDHPLRQELQSIMESRFSFPVEHLDITEELSPKYYPALGLSLKGV; from the coding sequence ATGAAATTTTTATTACCAACAAAAAAAACAATTGGTTTAGAAATAAAAGATTATGTAATCCGCTATGCAGACAGCAAAAAAGGTCTTGCTGCACCGCTCGTTGATGAAGTGTATTTGCCAAAGGGCATCATTGAGCAAGGTGTTATTGTTGATCCGCAGGTATTTGAAGTTATTCTGCGAAATTGCGTAAACAAGTGGGGATTGAAGAATAAACATGTGCATTTTTTGGTTCCAGATTCGTACGTTGTTGTACGAAAGCAATGGATTCCGCGTGATGTAACTGATGAAGAGATTCGTGGTTATATCTTTTTTGAACTGGGGAGAACGATTCACTTGCCGTTTGACCAGCCAACGATTGATTATACGGTGCTTGGCGAAAAAGAAGATAAACGTGAAATATTATTGTTTGCAGCACCGGAAGATGTAGTCGTAAGCTATGCGGAAATGCTTAAGCGTGTTAAGGTAAAACCTATTTCTGCAGACATTTCTTCCCTTGCATTTTTCTCATTGTATCGTTGTATGCAACAAGCGACGAAGGCAGAAGAAATGCTACTAGTTAAGCTGGACTTATTCGATGCCAATTTAACAATCTTTCAAGACGGCGCACCGGTGTTCATGCAAACACAAAGTGTGATGGTAGAGGGTGCGATTGAAGTGGTGGATGACGAGGTTTTTGTGCATGATCGCACGGCAATCATGCTTCAGGTAGATGAACTTTTAGAAGAAATTGATCGCATTTTACATTTTTATCAATATTCGTTTGGACAAGGTTCACGCGAAATTCAAAAAATTATTTTAATTGGCGATCATCCGCTTCGGCAGGAGTTGCAAAGTATTATGGAGAGCCGCTTTTCCTTTCCCGTTGAGCATCTGGACATTACCGAAGAATTATCACCTAAGTATTATCCGGCCCTTGGCTTGTCTTTAAAGGGAGTGTAG
- a CDS encoding type IV pilin protein has product MLKKVLKNERGLTLVELLAVIVILGIVAAIAVPTIGSVIQKSRENAVKADAIQVLNAAKTYVAENGAPADTTNEAGETVETEITKSQLEEYVDNAKLGESYSVSVSGDGKTFELNTGKIQVGKITIQFTDATIADINADKEYGKPRTIQ; this is encoded by the coding sequence ATGTTGAAAAAAGTTCTTAAAAACGAAAGAGGTTTAACACTAGTTGAATTGCTTGCGGTAATTGTAATCCTAGGTATCGTAGCGGCAATTGCAGTGCCTACAATTGGTAGTGTCATTCAAAAGTCCCGTGAGAATGCAGTGAAAGCAGATGCGATTCAAGTTTTAAATGCTGCAAAAACATATGTTGCAGAAAACGGTGCACCTGCTGATACAACCAATGAAGCTGGTGAAACTGTGGAAACAGAAATTACGAAAAGTCAACTAGAGGAATATGTTGATAACGCTAAACTAGGTGAAAGCTATAGTGTATCAGTATCGGGAGATGGAAAAACATTTGAGTTAAACACTGGTAAAATTCAAGTAGGGAAAATTACAATACAATTTACGGATGCAACAATTGCTGACATCAATGCTGATAAAGAATATGGTAAACCACGTACTATTCAATAA
- a CDS encoding type IV pilus twitching motility protein PilT, translating to MNKLHELLYKACRMHASDLHVVANLPPSLRLYGELHRMQEIITEADIHEMIDSITTAEQRARLLAQGELDFSYELPDVARFRLNIFRQRGLVSMAIRIIPLQIPLLSDLQLPLVLQTLITRPQGLLLITGPTGSGKSTTLAALLDHINRTERKHIVTLEDPIEYLHTHRKSVIQQREVGQDTSSFATGLRAALRQDPDVILVGEMRDLETISTAITAAETGHLVLATLHTSSAAATVERIIDVFPAAQQNKIRLQLANTLVASVSQRLFPRMDAQGRLAATEILINNTAVANLIRTGKIEQLPSIMQTSKEQGMHLLETSIKEYMARGLISYEAAKSFIEEV from the coding sequence ATGAACAAACTGCATGAATTACTGTATAAAGCATGTCGCATGCACGCCTCTGATCTCCATGTGGTAGCCAATCTGCCTCCATCGCTTCGACTGTACGGCGAATTACACCGCATGCAAGAAATCATAACAGAAGCAGATATCCATGAAATGATCGACAGCATCACCACAGCGGAGCAACGCGCGCGCCTACTGGCACAAGGAGAACTAGACTTTTCGTATGAATTGCCGGATGTAGCACGTTTTCGCTTAAATATTTTTCGGCAGCGCGGCTTAGTATCCATGGCGATTAGAATCATTCCTTTGCAGATTCCGCTGCTTAGCGATTTGCAGCTGCCGCTGGTTTTACAAACGCTGATAACAAGGCCACAGGGACTTTTACTTATAACAGGACCAACAGGAAGCGGGAAATCTACTACGCTTGCAGCACTGCTCGATCATATAAACCGCACCGAGCGCAAGCATATTGTAACGCTCGAAGATCCCATTGAGTATCTGCATACACATCGGAAAAGTGTCATTCAGCAACGTGAGGTCGGACAGGATACAAGCAGCTTTGCGACCGGACTACGGGCGGCACTTCGGCAAGATCCGGATGTGATTTTAGTCGGAGAAATGCGTGATTTAGAAACAATCAGCACAGCCATTACCGCAGCGGAAACCGGTCATCTCGTTCTAGCTACGCTTCACACCTCAAGTGCGGCGGCCACAGTGGAGCGTATCATTGATGTATTTCCGGCAGCACAACAAAATAAAATTCGCCTGCAATTAGCTAATACATTAGTGGCATCTGTATCGCAGCGCTTGTTTCCGCGTATGGATGCGCAAGGAAGGCTAGCTGCAACAGAGATATTAATTAATAATACAGCTGTTGCCAATCTCATTCGCACAGGAAAAATTGAACAGCTACCAAGTATTATGCAAACAAGTAAAGAACAAGGCATGCATTTGTTAGAAACAAGCATAAAAGAGTATATGGCACGGGGGCTAATTTCATATGAAGCCGCAAAGTCGTTTATAGAGGAGGTGTAA
- a CDS encoding type II secretion system F family protein, whose product MPQFQYVVRTKTGKRQTGKVSAVSKRDAYDRLRERELRVLEVKEAPETLLNKEITIGNPLKLRDFVIYLRQFATLLKAGVTVVDATRVLSGQAESKTLARTLQAIEDELRAGRALSEAYTMHKRLFAPMFISMVRAGEATGKLDESLESMANYYEKQLRTRQKIKSALSYPITVGLIAIIVVIFLLVKVVPTFVEMFEENNTELPLLTKLVLQSSGLMQQYWWIVIFMIIFLYINFSLIVRYKSSKYYYDYAIMRTPLIGKLIQKSVIARMTRTLSSLVTSAVPILQAISITEEVVNNEVVSRALRKSRESLQNGSTLSEPLKQSWVFPPLVTSMIAIGEKTGSLDYMLIKVADFYEAEVESAADGFKALIEPVMVVFLSGAVGVIVLAIMVPLFKLYSSM is encoded by the coding sequence ATGCCACAGTTTCAATATGTTGTCCGCACGAAAACAGGTAAAAGGCAAACAGGGAAGGTATCAGCAGTTTCTAAACGTGACGCGTACGACCGACTCAGAGAACGTGAGCTACGCGTTCTGGAAGTGAAAGAAGCACCAGAAACGCTGTTGAATAAGGAAATCACGATAGGCAATCCGTTAAAGCTGAGAGATTTTGTAATCTATTTACGACAGTTTGCAACGTTATTGAAAGCAGGGGTAACAGTCGTAGATGCAACGCGAGTTTTAAGCGGCCAAGCAGAAAGTAAAACACTTGCCCGTACGCTGCAAGCAATTGAAGACGAACTACGTGCGGGCCGCGCGTTATCGGAAGCCTATACTATGCATAAGCGTCTGTTTGCCCCGATGTTCATCAGCATGGTGCGTGCAGGCGAAGCGACCGGAAAGTTGGACGAGTCGCTAGAAAGCATGGCGAATTATTATGAAAAACAGCTGCGGACGCGTCAAAAAATCAAATCTGCGTTATCTTATCCTATTACAGTAGGGCTCATTGCTATTATTGTTGTTATTTTTCTATTGGTTAAGGTTGTACCAACGTTCGTTGAGATGTTTGAGGAGAATAATACTGAGCTGCCGCTGCTTACAAAACTAGTATTACAATCGAGCGGACTTATGCAGCAATATTGGTGGATAGTGATTTTTATGATAATTTTCTTATATATAAATTTTTCGTTAATCGTGCGCTATAAGTCTAGTAAATATTATTACGATTATGCTATAATGAGAACACCTTTAATAGGAAAATTAATTCAAAAAAGTGTTATAGCGCGCATGACACGAACGTTGAGTTCACTTGTAACAAGTGCAGTTCCTATTTTACAGGCAATATCCATTACAGAAGAAGTCGTCAATAATGAAGTTGTCTCTAGAGCGCTTCGCAAGTCGCGGGAATCCCTGCAAAACGGAAGCACACTCTCAGAGCCGCTCAAGCAAAGCTGGGTCTTTCCGCCCTTGGTCACGAGTATGATTGCGATTGGAGAAAAAACCGGATCTCTAGATTATATGCTCATTAAAGTGGCAGATTTTTACGAAGCAGAAGTAGAAAGTGCAGCGGACGGCTTTAAAGCTCTCATTGAACCCGTTATGGTCGTGTTTTTATCCGGCGCAGTCGGGGTCATCGTATTAGCCATCATGGTTCCATTGTTTAAATTATATAGTTCGATGTAA
- a CDS encoding A24 family peptidase, producing the protein MIGLYAYVFVVGLVLGSFYNVVGMRVPVGKSIVSPRSACTRCGHKLGARELVPVLSYFWQKGKCRGCGGRISPIYAVFELLTGVLFIYAFYAIGWDAELFIAWALISLLMIIVVSDLSYMLIPNKIVLVFLAVFIGLLPFSHLIWWEHLLGAALGFGLLLAIAMISKGGMGGGDVKLFGLLGFVLGPKMVLLAFMLSAFYGTVFGLIGLWTGHVQRGKPMPFGPFIMLGTLTAYFFGVQLLELYFSLF; encoded by the coding sequence TTGATTGGGTTATATGCGTATGTGTTCGTTGTCGGTTTGGTGCTTGGGTCGTTTTATAATGTTGTCGGGATGCGGGTGCCGGTAGGAAAGTCGATTGTCAGTCCGCGCTCGGCTTGTACGAGATGTGGACATAAACTGGGAGCAAGAGAGCTTGTGCCGGTGTTGTCATACTTTTGGCAAAAAGGGAAGTGCCGCGGCTGCGGCGGAAGAATTTCACCGATATATGCGGTTTTTGAGCTGTTAACAGGCGTATTGTTTATCTATGCGTTTTATGCGATTGGTTGGGACGCGGAGCTGTTCATCGCATGGGCGCTCATTTCCTTACTAATGATCATTGTGGTCTCGGATTTATCGTATATGTTAATACCGAATAAGATCGTATTGGTATTTTTAGCTGTATTTATAGGCTTGCTGCCGTTTTCTCATTTGATTTGGTGGGAGCATCTACTTGGCGCAGCGCTTGGATTTGGTTTGCTGCTTGCGATTGCCATGATTAGCAAGGGCGGTATGGGCGGTGGCGATGTGAAACTGTTTGGACTGCTGGGCTTTGTGCTGGGACCTAAGATGGTGCTGCTTGCTTTTATGCTTTCTGCGTTTTACGGGACGGTGTTTGGATTAATCGGATTGTGGACAGGTCATGTACAGCGCGGCAAGCCGATGCCGTTCGGTCCGTTCATTATGCTAGGAACGCTTACGGCGTATTTTTTTGGTGTGCAATTGCTAGAACTTTATTTTTCATTATTTTAA